In a single window of the Thermodesulfovibrionales bacterium genome:
- a CDS encoding GNAT family N-acyltransferase: MRADGAGMEISHGRFSVKLAVENHEREAAFRLRFDVFNRELHEGLSESYLTGMDRDEFDDYCDHLVVVDRENERVVGTYRMMPGVVAENSVGYYSETEFNLSAIRSLPGTKLELGRSCIHKDYRTVPIIGLLWRGIAAYVERYGIRYLFGCASLHSANTALVNIVYSYLNRVHRADERYTVDPLKRQPGVQMLSFCDRDAAHSLMPTLMKGYLRLGAQICGEPTFNPLFGTTDFFVLLDTDRLIERWRRKVLREGAEHACAA, translated from the coding sequence ATGAGAGCAGATGGTGCAGGCATGGAAATTTCGCATGGCAGGTTCTCTGTAAAGCTGGCTGTGGAGAATCATGAGCGGGAGGCGGCGTTCAGACTTCGCTTCGACGTATTCAACAGGGAGCTGCATGAGGGTCTTTCTGAATCCTATCTGACGGGAATGGATCGGGACGAATTTGACGATTACTGCGACCATCTTGTTGTCGTTGACAGGGAAAACGAAAGGGTTGTCGGGACCTATCGTATGATGCCGGGCGTGGTTGCGGAGAATTCAGTGGGGTATTACTCGGAGACTGAGTTCAACCTCTCGGCAATCAGGAGTCTTCCTGGCACAAAGCTGGAGTTAGGCCGCTCCTGCATTCACAAAGATTACAGAACCGTCCCGATCATCGGCCTCCTCTGGCGGGGGATTGCCGCTTATGTGGAAAGGTATGGCATCCGCTATCTCTTCGGCTGCGCGAGCCTGCACAGCGCGAACACGGCCTTGGTGAATATCGTATACTCCTACCTAAACCGCGTCCATAGGGCTGACGAGCGTTACACCGTAGACCCGTTGAAGCGCCAGCCGGGTGTGCAGATGCTGTCGTTCTGCGACAGGGATGCGGCCCATTCTCTCATGCCGACGCTCATGAAGGGTTACCTCAGGCTAGGAGCCCAGATATGCGGCGAGCCGACCTTTAATCCTTTGTTCGGAACCACAGATTTTTTTGTCCTCCTCGATACGGATAGGCTCATTGAGCGCTGGCGCAGGAAGGTCCTCAGGGAAGGGGCAGAGCATGCGTGCGCGGCATAG
- a CDS encoding response regulator transcription factor, producing MSRQDAQKILAVDDEQDIIELLAYNLSIDGFEVTTAADGEEALKKIRAMSFDLVILDLMMPGIHGMDLCRILRNDPKTKNLPIIMLTAKTEEVDRVLGLEMGADDYVTKPFSPRELTARIKAVLRRSTRNVPESRYITIGNLTINTETYSVAKDNVPLNLSPTEFRLLLYLVERRGKIFNREQLLNAVWKDEGYVEPRTVDVHVSRIRMQIEEDPANPLYIKTRRGHGYYFDNTVPEGK from the coding sequence ATGTCGCGACAGGACGCACAGAAAATTCTTGCCGTGGACGATGAGCAGGACATCATAGAGCTTCTCGCCTATAATCTTTCCATCGATGGTTTTGAAGTAACGACGGCGGCGGACGGGGAGGAGGCCCTGAAGAAGATCAGGGCGATGAGTTTCGATCTCGTTATCCTTGATCTCATGATGCCCGGCATACACGGAATGGACCTCTGTCGTATTCTGAGGAATGACCCGAAAACAAAGAACCTCCCGATTATCATGCTCACGGCAAAGACTGAGGAAGTGGACAGGGTTCTCGGCCTTGAAATGGGCGCTGATGATTACGTAACGAAACCCTTCAGTCCGAGGGAATTGACTGCACGTATAAAGGCCGTTCTGAGACGCTCGACAAGGAACGTGCCCGAATCCAGGTACATCACCATCGGCAACCTCACGATCAATACGGAAACCTATTCTGTTGCCAAGGACAATGTCCCTCTGAATCTCAGTCCCACGGAATTCAGGCTCCTCCTGTATCTCGTTGAACGGAGGGGCAAGATATTTAATCGTGAGCAGCTCCTCAATGCCGTCTGGAAGGACGAAGGATATGTCGAACCAAGGACCGTTGATGTCCATGTGAGCCGGATCAGAATGCAGATTGAAGAGGACCCGGCGAATCCTCTCTATATCAAGACAAGGAGGGGGCATGGCTACTATTTTGATAACACCGTTCCCGAAGGCAAATAG
- the metK gene encoding methionine adenosyltransferase: MKKDFIFSSESVTEGHPDKLCDQISDAIVDHFLQQDPYASVIAECAVSTAILFIAARFASAAYVDFSNVARTVISQIGYDRKDFNSKTCSIITSLKELSPENERIFDERTLSEEEIERIPVRNQVTLFGFACNQTSSFMPLPIWLAHKLARKLTSVRIQKMLPYLMPDGKTQVGVEFRGGRPYRIHSITVIASQMEPSHKGGPDFSRLQDDMRETVINPSFQDEEIQPDKRTRIFINPDGPFLVGGPSVHSGLTGRKNSIDTYGEYSRHSGAALSGKDPLRIDRVGAYVARYAAKNIVSAGLADECEIQLSYSIGLPRPVSIQTETFGTGKIPDDAIAALVERHFDFRLASILRQFSLRSLPSIVKGGFYRKLSAYGHVGRMDIGLPWELTDKAPALREDARG, from the coding sequence ATGAAAAAGGACTTCATCTTTTCTTCTGAATCGGTCACCGAGGGGCATCCGGACAAGCTCTGCGACCAGATCAGCGACGCCATCGTGGATCACTTCCTCCAGCAGGACCCCTATGCATCTGTTATTGCAGAGTGCGCCGTTTCGACGGCCATTCTTTTCATTGCTGCGCGGTTCGCTTCCGCTGCATATGTGGACTTCTCGAATGTGGCGCGCACGGTCATCAGCCAGATAGGGTATGACCGGAAGGATTTCAACAGCAAGACCTGCAGCATCATCACGAGCCTCAAGGAACTCTCTCCTGAAAACGAGCGCATCTTCGATGAACGGACGTTGTCCGAAGAAGAGATAGAGCGGATACCCGTAAGAAATCAGGTGACGCTCTTCGGTTTTGCGTGCAATCAGACCTCTTCATTCATGCCGCTGCCCATCTGGCTTGCCCACAAACTCGCACGGAAACTGACATCGGTGCGGATCCAGAAGATGCTCCCCTATCTGATGCCGGACGGAAAGACCCAGGTCGGCGTTGAATTCAGGGGCGGCAGACCCTACCGAATTCACAGCATTACGGTCATCGCGTCCCAAATGGAACCTTCTCACAAGGGTGGCCCGGACTTCAGCCGTCTCCAGGACGACATGAGAGAAACGGTGATCAATCCTTCCTTCCAGGACGAAGAGATCCAGCCTGACAAGAGGACGAGGATATTCATCAATCCTGATGGTCCCTTTCTTGTCGGCGGTCCCTCTGTCCATTCCGGCCTCACCGGCAGAAAGAACTCCATCGACACCTATGGAGAGTATTCCCGCCACAGCGGTGCGGCCCTGAGCGGCAAGGACCCCTTGAGAATTGACAGGGTCGGCGCCTATGTCGCCCGTTATGCGGCAAAGAATATCGTCTCTGCGGGGCTGGCCGATGAATGTGAGATACAGCTCAGCTATTCTATCGGCCTTCCTCGGCCGGTCAGTATCCAGACCGAGACCTTTGGGACCGGAAAGATACCCGATGACGCTATCGCTGCCCTCGTGGAGAGACATTTCGACTTCAGGCTTGCTTCCATCCTGAGGCAGTTCAGCCTGAGATCTCTGCCTTCAATCGTCAAGGGAGGCTTCTACCGCAAGCTCAGCGCTTACGGCCATGTGGGCAGGATGGACATCGGTCTGCCGTGGGAATTGACCGACAAGGCTCCTGCCCTTCGGGAAGATGCCCGGGGATGA
- a CDS encoding cation diffusion facilitator family transporter: protein MDTQPQKIVLSLTIAYFFIELSGGLYYRSLALVTDASFMAINVVGQALALLAGKLSERLPDRDNTFGYERAKVLSGLFNGILVGFLIFYVLIEAYKKIMHPEPIAADKVLIIAILGLAVNAYGLFRFKEHANLMHIKGARLLVLNDTLGSVGVITSSVLIHFTGLYLLDPLAGVLISLLVGYPTYYLIKDSLRILMEGNPSSFTGEDIEKFIYRNFQNVKRVKDLHIWGLSTERIICVARVRTAGPIDHRDTVRSMKHRLMKHFGFSDVFVEEYEAGDEK from the coding sequence ATGGATACTCAACCGCAAAAAATTGTTCTCTCCCTGACGATCGCGTACTTCTTTATCGAGCTCAGCGGTGGACTCTATTACCGGAGCCTCGCCCTCGTCACGGACGCATCTTTTATGGCCATCAATGTCGTGGGCCAGGCGCTCGCCTTGTTAGCGGGCAAGCTCTCCGAGAGGCTGCCGGACAGAGACAACACCTTCGGATATGAGAGGGCAAAGGTCCTGTCGGGGCTTTTCAACGGGATACTCGTGGGATTCCTCATTTTCTATGTTCTCATAGAAGCATACAAGAAGATCATGCACCCCGAGCCCATTGCCGCAGACAAGGTACTGATAATAGCCATTCTCGGCCTCGCGGTGAATGCATATGGATTATTCAGGTTCAAAGAGCATGCGAACCTCATGCATATCAAGGGCGCGAGGCTTCTTGTTCTCAACGACACCTTGGGATCAGTGGGTGTTATAACCTCGTCCGTTCTTATCCATTTTACCGGTCTCTACCTCCTCGATCCCCTTGCCGGGGTTCTCATCAGCCTCCTCGTGGGATATCCAACCTACTACCTGATAAAAGACAGCCTGCGTATCCTAATGGAGGGTAACCCCTCCTCCTTCACCGGAGAGGACATAGAGAAGTTCATCTACAGGAACTTTCAGAACGTCAAACGTGTGAAGGATCTCCATATATGGGGGTTATCTACGGAGAGGATCATCTGTGTCGCAAGGGTCAGGACCGCCGGACCGATAGACCACAGGGACACGGTGAGAAGCATGAAGCATCGTCTCATGAAGCATTTTGGATTCTCCGATGTCTTTGTTGAGGAATATGAAGCAGGAGATGAGAAGTGA
- a CDS encoding ceramide glucosyltransferase, producing MMLLFWTFACLTLFGIIGYLFQMAAVRSYVFPPDSGESAGFPRSYPPVSILKPLKGLDDGLFDNLESFCNLDYPRYEIIFALQNRNDPAHKVVQKIREKYPSCDISIVVEFCDAGLNPKVNNLIPAYKRARHDLILISDSNVRVEKDYLKDTVRHMADPSVGLVSNIIRGVRGRSLGAVFENLHLNSFVVGNVCLLDRYLGMPCVVGKSMLMRKDDLESIGGLYTVKDLLAEDYIMGERIHALGKRVVLSGHVINNVNEDWGIGKFLGRHIRWGKLRWKIGGAKYFFELVSNTIVVACLPLIFSPVTTGALLLAGFTGVVKIARDFYLGRKIGADMKPFLYLLAPAKDLFIGIIWIFPILSNTVTWRGNRYQIGKNSMLYPCPETGLKVWKPRIMTVIKTRLALSKF from the coding sequence ATGATGCTACTATTCTGGACATTTGCGTGCCTGACGCTCTTCGGGATAATCGGATATCTGTTTCAAATGGCCGCTGTTCGGTCATATGTCTTCCCCCCCGACTCAGGGGAAAGCGCAGGCTTTCCCCGATCTTATCCTCCTGTCTCAATCCTCAAACCTCTCAAGGGTCTTGATGACGGGCTTTTTGACAACCTCGAAAGCTTCTGCAATCTTGATTATCCCCGCTATGAGATCATCTTTGCCCTTCAGAACCGGAATGATCCTGCCCACAAGGTCGTACAGAAGATAAGGGAAAAATACCCGTCCTGCGACATATCGATCGTTGTGGAATTTTGCGATGCCGGACTTAACCCCAAAGTCAACAACCTAATCCCCGCTTATAAACGGGCGAGACACGACCTCATACTCATCAGCGACAGCAATGTGCGTGTCGAGAAGGATTATCTGAAGGATACGGTGAGGCATATGGCCGACCCGTCGGTGGGGCTGGTCAGCAATATTATCAGGGGCGTCAGGGGCCGTTCCCTCGGCGCGGTCTTTGAGAACCTCCACCTGAATTCCTTCGTCGTCGGCAACGTCTGCCTCCTGGACCGGTATCTCGGCATGCCATGTGTGGTAGGCAAATCCATGCTCATGAGAAAGGATGATCTCGAATCCATCGGCGGATTGTATACGGTGAAGGACCTCCTTGCTGAAGACTATATCATGGGTGAGCGGATACATGCTCTCGGCAAACGAGTCGTTCTCTCCGGTCACGTCATCAACAACGTGAATGAGGACTGGGGCATCGGAAAGTTTCTGGGGAGGCACATCCGGTGGGGCAAACTGAGATGGAAGATCGGGGGCGCCAAGTACTTCTTTGAACTTGTCAGCAACACGATCGTGGTGGCGTGCTTACCCCTCATATTTTCCCCGGTCACAACTGGGGCGCTCCTCCTGGCAGGTTTCACAGGAGTGGTGAAGATTGCCCGTGATTTCTACCTGGGCAGGAAGATCGGGGCGGATATGAAACCTTTCCTCTATCTGCTCGCTCCCGCCAAAGACCTCTTCATCGGAATCATCTGGATCTTTCCTATCCTGAGCAATACCGTAACGTGGAGGGGGAACCGCTACCAGATCGGGAAGAACTCGATGCTCTATCCCTGTCCCGAGACGGGGCTCAAGGTCTGGAAGCCAAGGATTATGACCGTGATAAAGACACGACTGGCGTTGTCAAAGTTCTAA
- a CDS encoding IS1 family transposase has product MLASIAMDQVTEIRCPSCEGDAVYRYGRIKTGAQRFICLVCGMQFTPGAKKALLKGKPLCPECGKTMNVYKLEGLVIRFRCSGYPVCKTFRKYTMKEEE; this is encoded by the coding sequence ATGCTGGCAAGCATAGCAATGGATCAAGTGACAGAAATACGATGCCCCTCCTGCGAGGGTGATGCAGTGTACCGTTACGGCAGGATAAAGACCGGTGCCCAGCGGTTCATCTGCCTCGTTTGTGGCATGCAGTTTACCCCCGGGGCAAAGAAGGCGTTGCTCAAGGGTAAGCCGCTCTGTCCGGAGTGTGGCAAGACAATGAATGTCTATAAGCTTGAGGGACTGGTCATACGTTTCAGATGCTCGGGCTATCCTGTTTGCAAGACGTTCAGAAAATACACCATGAAGGAGGAAGAATGA
- a CDS encoding PhoH family protein — protein sequence MQQAECLRPLCSDGGSPDVPVPDQTVEKRLKKKIFVLDTNVLIHDPSSLFRFGTHDVVIPFVVLEELDRLKKGHGEKAVSARSALRIIDRLTEKGPLMKGIAMETGGLLSIGITLSSVPTAFMDGVTEDNAIIKTALGVVEQQQTDGRGNMVPVTLVSKDTTVRIKAEACGLHAEDYESDKTTIFQKYGRVLEESDYTNGIHSIRYVKSGEEVFRLQGCSAHTKIKNGKSLEGIAPKNIEQRCAIDALINPDIEVVALTGSAGTGKTLLALAAGIHQTTKKSPLYEQVVVARPVVPMGNDIGYLPGDVNEKLTPWMQPIFDSLEVIVNTPKGHIKDDRSTAQYRSFQYLIDAGVLQIEALTYIRGRSLPQRYFIVDEAQNLRPVDVKTIITRCGEGTKIVFTGDLNQIDTPYLDAKSNGLAYLISRFIDEENFCYLNLHSSVRSRLAEQGARLL from the coding sequence ATGCAGCAAGCAGAATGCCTCAGGCCTCTTTGCTCTGACGGAGGTTCACCCGACGTGCCGGTTCCGGACCAGACCGTTGAAAAACGGCTGAAGAAGAAGATATTCGTCCTGGACACGAACGTACTGATCCATGATCCAAGCTCCCTCTTCAGGTTCGGCACCCATGATGTGGTGATACCGTTTGTTGTTTTAGAGGAGCTCGACAGGCTCAAGAAAGGGCACGGAGAGAAAGCGGTATCGGCGCGGAGCGCGCTCAGGATCATTGACCGTTTAACGGAGAAGGGCCCGTTGATGAAGGGCATCGCGATGGAAACAGGCGGTCTCCTTTCCATCGGCATCACGTTAAGCAGCGTCCCCACTGCCTTCATGGACGGCGTCACCGAGGATAACGCGATCATAAAGACGGCCCTCGGCGTCGTGGAACAGCAGCAGACCGACGGACGAGGAAATATGGTACCCGTCACCTTGGTCTCCAAAGACACGACGGTGAGAATAAAGGCCGAGGCATGTGGTCTCCACGCGGAAGACTACGAGAGCGATAAAACGACCATCTTCCAGAAGTATGGACGGGTGCTGGAAGAATCCGATTACACGAACGGCATTCATTCCATACGGTACGTGAAGTCAGGGGAAGAGGTCTTCAGGCTGCAGGGCTGCAGCGCCCACACAAAGATCAAGAACGGAAAATCTCTGGAAGGCATTGCACCAAAAAATATCGAGCAACGATGCGCGATCGATGCGTTAATAAACCCTGACATCGAGGTCGTTGCCCTTACCGGCTCTGCGGGAACGGGGAAGACCCTTCTCGCCCTTGCCGCGGGGATACACCAGACCACAAAGAAATCACCCTTGTATGAGCAGGTCGTGGTGGCGCGACCGGTTGTCCCCATGGGCAATGATATCGGGTATCTGCCGGGGGACGTGAACGAAAAGCTGACACCCTGGATGCAGCCGATCTTTGACAGCCTGGAGGTGATCGTCAACACGCCGAAAGGGCATATCAAGGATGATCGATCAACAGCACAATACCGGAGCTTTCAGTACCTCATCGATGCGGGTGTGCTTCAGATCGAGGCATTGACCTATATCCGCGGACGGAGCCTTCCCCAGCGGTATTTCATCGTGGATGAAGCTCAGAATCTGAGGCCCGTCGATGTCAAGACGATCATTACCCGGTGCGGAGAAGGCACGAAGATCGTCTTTACCGGTGACCTGAACCAGATCGATACGCCCTATCTGGACGCAAAGAGCAACGGCCTTGCTTACCTCATCAGCCGCTTCATTGATGAGGAGAATTTCTGTTATCTGAACCTTCACTCCAGCGTCAGATCGAGGCTTGCAGAACAGGGCGCACGACTGCTGTAA
- a CDS encoding cation transporter produces the protein MSYYLHNVPGRLRVKSPLLKRNSDAGEELKKALSTIQGIATVDFNPVTGSLLVNYNHRTTKQEDIISLLERKGYFDRGRATTNEDYIHVAAEKTGRLVGKAVLGIAIDKALEGTALSLIGLLI, from the coding sequence ATGAGCTATTACCTGCATAATGTCCCCGGTCGACTCAGAGTAAAGAGCCCCCTCTTAAAGAGAAACAGTGATGCGGGAGAGGAACTGAAAAAGGCGCTGAGTACGATTCAGGGCATCGCAACCGTTGACTTTAACCCCGTGACAGGAAGTCTCCTGGTCAACTATAACCATAGGACAACGAAGCAAGAGGACATCATCTCTCTGCTTGAGCGCAAGGGGTATTTCGACCGGGGGAGGGCGACGACGAATGAAGACTATATTCATGTCGCAGCCGAAAAGACCGGACGCCTCGTCGGCAAGGCAGTGCTTGGAATAGCGATCGACAAGGCCCTTGAAGGTACCGCGTTGTCACTCATCGGATTGCTGATTTAG
- a CDS encoding DUF3562 domain-containing protein, producing MATAYQYENDAERNKHCEAIRRLAEKLGVPEEQIRMLYEENLLSIKQGARIKDYLVILVSRHVRDSIGRGSFQKMS from the coding sequence ATGGCGACTGCATATCAGTACGAAAATGATGCGGAACGGAACAAACATTGTGAAGCCATCCGGAGACTCGCAGAGAAGCTGGGCGTACCTGAAGAGCAGATAAGGATGCTCTACGAGGAAAACCTCCTCAGTATTAAGCAAGGGGCGAGAATAAAAGACTATCTCGTCATTCTCGTGAGCCGCCACGTGAGAGATTCGATAGGGAGGGGCTCGTTTCAGAAGATGTCGTAA
- a CDS encoding PHP domain-containing protein, with the protein MLLCDFHIHTTYSDGSVELRRTVDLFGQAGFDVIAITDHVVNGDNPLGKLAHRFRLSVTAANFEEYIEDIKEEAERAQAKYGMLVIPGIEITKNHRTTDTSAHILIIDVQDFIPACMSYEEIFLEAKRQKALTIACHPHYMSAMTDRDTLFLWNNRERYARYIDAWEIANRDDVFNVISLKKYPYVANSDFHKPRHLYSWKTLLNCEKDTASIKECIKHNKGVALTLFRN; encoded by the coding sequence ATGCTGCTGTGTGATTTCCATATTCATACAACCTATTCTGACGGCTCAGTGGAGCTGAGGAGGACAGTCGATCTTTTCGGACAGGCAGGCTTTGATGTCATAGCGATAACAGACCATGTCGTTAATGGCGACAACCCGCTCGGCAAACTCGCCCACCGGTTTCGGCTTTCCGTAACAGCCGCCAACTTCGAAGAATATATCGAAGACATAAAAGAGGAAGCTGAAAGAGCCCAGGCCAAATACGGCATGCTCGTCATTCCCGGAATTGAGATAACCAAGAACCATCGTACCACAGATACTTCAGCCCACATCTTGATCATTGACGTCCAGGACTTTATTCCCGCCTGCATGAGTTATGAAGAGATATTTCTCGAGGCGAAAAGGCAGAAGGCCCTGACGATAGCCTGCCATCCGCACTACATGTCGGCGATGACTGACAGGGATACCCTCTTTCTCTGGAACAACAGGGAACGGTATGCGCGCTACATCGACGCCTGGGAGATCGCCAACCGCGATGATGTGTTTAACGTTATTAGCCTGAAGAAGTATCCCTATGTTGCGAACAGCGACTTCCACAAGCCGAGGCACCTCTATTCGTGGAAGACACTGCTCAACTGCGAGAAGGATACCGCTTCCATCAAGGAATGTATAAAACACAACAAGGGTGTCGCACTCACACTCTTCAGGAATTAG
- a CDS encoding family 1 glycosylhydrolase yields the protein MKEPPEEPFLWGVATSAFQLEGSPNADWSSWDTILSKKPAVTNHYELYREDLALLKDLGVNAYRFSPEWSRIQPREDSWDEKVIRHYQEIIEILKRYGIEPMLTLHHFTHPLWFIKRYPWHEDASVDTFLAYVKRIVAAIGGVTYWITFNEPYVLILAGYFEGCTPPAIKSVQLGVRALANILRAHAGAFEIIHDAHPNARVSVAHNMAALAPWKKWNPLDRLLARLAKRFYNHSLLDAFLTGSLKIKFPFKEEMEIPVPIKGKLDFFGVNYYTRIHMRFNPLKTMGAEMRHLDIGGHGLTDMGWEIHPHGLEKVLRYATKLEVPLIITENGIATKDSQKKIRFMQNHIDVMEHCKKEGMDIRGYFYWSLIDNYEWLQGLDARFGLYKVNFETLERIPTNAAAYYSYLIKNRKF from the coding sequence ATGAAGGAACCACCGGAGGAGCCATTTCTCTGGGGTGTCGCCACTTCCGCCTTTCAGCTTGAAGGCTCGCCCAATGCAGACTGGTCGTCCTGGGATACGATCCTGAGTAAGAAACCGGCGGTGACAAACCATTATGAGCTGTACCGGGAGGATCTTGCCCTCCTGAAAGACCTTGGTGTGAATGCCTATCGCTTTTCCCCCGAATGGAGCAGGATACAACCGCGTGAGGACAGCTGGGATGAAAAGGTCATCCGTCACTATCAGGAGATTATTGAGATCCTTAAGAGATACGGCATCGAGCCGATGTTGACCCTCCATCACTTTACCCATCCCCTCTGGTTCATAAAGAGATATCCCTGGCACGAAGATGCGTCAGTGGATACCTTTCTTGCCTATGTAAAGCGTATTGTCGCAGCAATAGGCGGCGTAACTTATTGGATAACCTTTAACGAGCCCTATGTCCTCATCCTCGCAGGGTACTTTGAAGGGTGCACGCCTCCGGCGATAAAGAGTGTGCAGCTGGGTGTCAGGGCCTTGGCAAATATTCTGAGGGCTCACGCAGGGGCATTCGAGATCATCCATGATGCTCACCCCAACGCAAGAGTGAGCGTGGCCCATAATATGGCTGCCCTTGCCCCCTGGAAGAAATGGAATCCCCTGGACAGGCTCCTTGCGCGACTTGCGAAACGCTTCTATAATCACTCCCTCCTCGATGCCTTTCTGACCGGGTCACTGAAGATCAAGTTTCCCTTCAAGGAAGAAATGGAGATTCCCGTTCCCATCAAAGGCAAGCTCGACTTTTTCGGCGTTAATTACTACACGAGGATCCACATGCGGTTCAATCCCCTGAAGACGATGGGAGCGGAGATGAGACACCTTGACATTGGCGGTCATGGCCTAACCGACATGGGGTGGGAAATCCATCCTCATGGCCTCGAGAAGGTCCTCCGCTACGCCACAAAGCTCGAAGTCCCCCTCATCATAACCGAAAATGGCATCGCCACAAAGGACAGCCAGAAGAAGATACGCTTCATGCAGAACCATATCGATGTGATGGAGCATTGCAAGAAAGAGGGAATGGATATCAGGGGCTATTTCTACTGGTCCCTCATCGACAACTACGAGTGGCTCCAGGGACTCGATGCACGCTTCGGGCTTTACAAGGTAAACTTTGAGACCCTCGAACGTATACCCACGAACGCAGCCGCATATTATTCCTACCTCATAAAAAACAGGAAGTTTTAG